A genomic window from Helicobacter suis HS1 includes:
- the plsX gene encoding phosphate acyltransferase PlsX, with amino-acid sequence MKIVVDMMGADLGVLPIIEGVSKALSTQVFKPVLVGDAKKAKAFISKDLVSKVEIIDCTDYIRMDEQATDALKRKESSIFVGMEILKNNGADALVSAGHSGATMGLATLRLGRIKGVSRPALCTLMPSVGQRPSLCLDVGANTDCKAEYLLDFAILGYEYAKNVLGYENPTVGLLSNGEEDSKGNLITKEAFKLIKEYPLFCVDKDSPPIFKGNVEGSDIFVNSVDVVVCDGFVGNVLLKTTEGVASAIAGIFKNTIKGSFGAKMGAFLLKDAFSLLKQKTDYAEYGGAPLLGVNKVVIISHGKSNARAVECAIYQAIKAKESGVAEKIALAFDHKKNEGSTTQDPSA; translated from the coding sequence ATGAAAATTGTCGTTGATATGATGGGAGCAGACCTGGGAGTTTTGCCCATTATTGAGGGGGTTTCTAAGGCACTAAGTACCCAAGTCTTTAAACCGGTGCTAGTTGGAGATGCTAAAAAGGCTAAGGCTTTCATCTCTAAGGATTTAGTTTCTAAGGTAGAAATCATTGACTGCACGGATTATATCCGCATGGACGAGCAAGCCACCGATGCACTCAAGCGCAAAGAGTCTTCTATCTTTGTGGGCATGGAAATTTTAAAGAATAACGGAGCTGATGCGTTAGTTTCTGCCGGGCATAGTGGGGCTACTATGGGGCTAGCCACGCTTAGACTAGGGCGCATTAAGGGCGTGAGCCGTCCGGCACTTTGTACTTTAATGCCCTCAGTTGGTCAGCGTCCTAGTTTATGCCTAGATGTGGGGGCTAACACGGATTGTAAGGCAGAATATCTTTTAGATTTTGCAATCTTGGGCTATGAGTACGCCAAGAATGTACTTGGTTATGAAAACCCCACAGTAGGGCTTTTATCTAATGGAGAGGAAGATAGTAAGGGCAATCTCATCACTAAAGAAGCCTTTAAACTGATTAAAGAATACCCTCTTTTTTGTGTGGATAAAGATAGCCCGCCTATTTTTAAGGGCAATGTTGAGGGCAGTGATATTTTTGTTAATAGTGTAGATGTTGTGGTGTGTGATGGTTTTGTGGGTAATGTGTTATTAAAGACTACAGAGGGCGTTGCTAGTGCCATTGCTGGTATTTTTAAAAACACCATTAAGGGAAGTTTTGGCGCTAAAATGGGGGCGTTTTTATTAAAAGATGCCTTTAGCCTACTCAAACAAAAAACCGATTATGCCGAATACGGGGGCGCGCCTCTTTTGGGTGTGAATAAAGTCGTGATCATTAGCCATGGTAAAAGCAATGCTAGGGCTGTTGAATGCGCGATTTATCAGGCAATTAAAGCT
- the rpmF gene encoding 50S ribosomal protein L32 → MAVPDRRVSRTRAKKRRTHYTAKLAMPVKGEDGSWKLPHFLNQFTGNYK, encoded by the coding sequence ATGGCCGTTCCTGATAGACGCGTGAGCAGAACTAGAGCAAAAAAAAGACGCACCCATTACACCGCAAAGTTAGCAATGCCTGTTAAAGGTGAGGATGGGAGCTGGAAACTACCCCATTTTCTCAACCAGTTTACGGGCAATTATAAATAA
- a CDS encoding DUF177 domain-containing protein: MQKIGYSSSPIAYEHEGIRLEGGVKRISSNLFLLEGHLQGRIQVECARSAKPFFKEILQDLKVFICDGIFDPKEGNEAGIDALDVIESFDGMIDIADVLYSEVQSIQADYHYLD; this comes from the coding sequence ATGCAAAAAATAGGTTATTCTTCTAGCCCTATTGCCTACGAACATGAGGGAATACGCTTAGAAGGTGGGGTTAAAAGAATTAGTTCCAATCTTTTTTTGCTAGAGGGGCATTTGCAAGGGAGAATACAAGTGGAGTGTGCCAGAAGTGCTAAACCTTTCTTTAAGGAGATTTTACAAGATTTGAAAGTCTTTATCTGTGATGGGATCTTTGATCCTAAAGAGGGGAATGAAGCGGGCATAGATGCCCTAGATGTCATTGAGAGTTTTGATGGCATGATTGATATAGCCGATGTGTTGTACTCAGAAGTGCAGTCCATCCAAGCTGATTACCATTACTTAGATTAA
- the ndk gene encoding nucleoside-diphosphate kinase, translating into MDTLSIIKPDGVKKRIIGKIITRFEEAGLEVVKIKRLRLSKEQAEDFYAIHQERPFFNDLIAFMTSGEVVVMVLEGPNAVEKNRELMGATDPRAAKPGTIRADFAENIDANVVHGSDSVENAQREIAFFFGK; encoded by the coding sequence GTGGACACTCTTTCAATTATTAAGCCCGATGGCGTGAAGAAGCGTATCATTGGGAAAATCATTACCCGTTTTGAAGAGGCGGGCTTGGAGGTGGTAAAAATCAAACGCCTACGCCTGAGTAAAGAACAGGCTGAAGATTTTTATGCAATCCACCAAGAGAGGCCTTTTTTTAATGATTTAATCGCTTTTATGACCAGTGGCGAGGTGGTGGTCATGGTGTTAGAAGGGCCTAATGCTGTAGAGAAAAACCGCGAATTAATGGGTGCAACTGATCCAAGGGCTGCTAAGCCCGGCACAATTAGGGCTGATTTTGCCGAAAATATTGATGCTAATGTGGTGCATGGAAGCGATAGTGTTGAAAATGCCCAAAGAGAGATTGCTTTTTTCTTTGGCAAGTAA
- a CDS encoding TorD/DmsD family molecular chaperone, which yields MQNYSTMLAMNSIDPNLTRARALYYRLWHYMVIFIETEESFEELKALVDYLKNFPFDTQTQQAWQDWHAFLERGFEAFLAEQNAVLFAPDSSFVPMSASYYLEGQDNGKKRLEAIAILKQSGLHLESHTLPYAVSEDDLGFLTLMMNAFLQQILEGQDLWELHAQLFKDFFHLFGDAFIEAIASHKKSICYQNCAIILSAFIKHERLFFNLISH from the coding sequence ATGCAAAACTATAGTACAATGCTTGCCATGAATAGCATAGACCCTAATCTTACCCGTGCCCGTGCGCTTTATTACCGCTTGTGGCATTATATGGTGATTTTTATAGAAACAGAAGAAAGCTTTGAGGAATTAAAAGCTCTTGTAGATTATTTAAAAAACTTCCCCTTTGATACGCAAACACAACAGGCGTGGCAAGACTGGCATGCTTTTTTAGAAAGAGGTTTTGAAGCTTTTTTAGCCGAACAAAATGCTGTGTTATTTGCCCCCGATTCTTCTTTTGTGCCTATGAGTGCGTCTTATTATTTAGAGGGTCAGGATAATGGTAAAAAGCGCCTTGAGGCTATCGCCATTTTAAAGCAATCCGGTTTGCACTTAGAAAGCCACACCCTCCCTTATGCGGTCAGTGAAGACGATCTAGGCTTTTTAACTTTGATGATGAATGCCTTTTTGCAACAAATCCTAGAAGGGCAAGATTTATGGGAGTTACACGCGCAGCTTTTTAAGGATTTTTTCCATCTCTTTGGCGATGCCTTCATAGAGGCTATTGCCAGCCATAAAAAAAGTATTTGTTATCAAAATTGCGCTATAATACTAAGCGCATTCATCAAACATGAGAGGTTGTTTTTTAACCTTATTTCACATTAG
- a CDS encoding formate dehydrogenase subunit alpha — MGAIGAGAGASLAFANTKTTKQEPVIDPNEGVKRVKTICSICSAGCGIIAEVKDGVWIRQDVAQDHPISAGSHCCKGVDQIDLVKSKMRLKYPLKREGGQWKRISYEQAIDEVSAKMIAMRAKYGPDSMMFLGSAKMNSQQAYYWRKFAAFYGTNNIDHVARIUHSTTVAGVANTWGYGAMTNHFGDIVGHSKAILMIGLNTAVSNPIGFKHFLQAKDRNNAKLIVIDPVFTKSAAKADIYVRIRSGTDIAFVYGMLHLIFKHGWEDKEVIKNQTYGIDAIKQEALKYTPEVVEDITGVPRDLLIQTTRVFAQAKPATLAWALGITQHTVGSSNTRILSILQLVLGNMGKKGGGCNIVRGHDNVQGSTDMCCVADNLPGYYGLSEESWKYYAKCWGVDFSYLQKRFHAPEWMHKKGYSLSLWYEGVLQESKTHSNAPIKGLWVQGNGVSSLAHNTKMAKAIEKLDLMVIAEPFLNEAAILTERPDGVYVLPVATQFECEGIVVATNRGAQWRSQVVKPIYETKQDHELMFEMAKKFGFYDEYTKALLCDFDKDGKLVQVRKSFSWPEDATRELARTVKVIGLGGWTPERLKAQQENWHMFDYETLEGYGPMKGQYYGLPWPAWTPQHPGTPILYDTSVPTKEGGMGFRARFGEERNGQSLLADKSVTVKGSAIQGGYPEITKANIEKVLGIKLTPHEREIMGDNWKVDTSGLIQKKCDEKGVCVYGNARARAIVWSFIDQIPLHREPLHSPRPDLVKKYPAIKDQINNFRVDVRYASEQSRQDWAKEFPIVIASMRLVNLSGAGMLERTSKYLSHITPEMFCHIHPDLALSHGIKDGEMMWVHSPEGTKIKVKAIFSHAVTPDRICMPYSFAGILQGVDLSHRYPENTKPYTTGESSNTITNYGFDPVTQIPEFNAGLCRIEKA, encoded by the coding sequence ATGGGCGCTATTGGGGCTGGTGCTGGGGCGAGCCTAGCTTTTGCTAACACAAAGACAACTAAACAAGAGCCAGTTATTGATCCTAATGAGGGAGTCAAACGGGTTAAAACCATTTGTAGCATTTGTTCGGCTGGTTGTGGGATCATTGCAGAGGTCAAAGACGGGGTGTGGATTCGCCAAGATGTGGCCCAAGATCACCCCATTAGCGCAGGAAGCCACTGCTGTAAGGGCGTGGATCAAATAGACTTAGTTAAATCTAAAATGCGCCTTAAATACCCGCTTAAAAGAGAGGGGGGGCAGTGGAAACGCATCAGCTATGAACAAGCCATTGATGAGGTAAGCGCTAAGATGATTGCTATGCGCGCTAAATACGGGCCAGATAGCATGATGTTTTTAGGCAGTGCGAAAATGAATTCGCAGCAAGCCTACTACTGGCGCAAATTTGCAGCCTTTTATGGCACGAACAATATTGACCATGTAGCTAGGATTTGACACAGCACCACAGTCGCCGGTGTGGCGAATACATGGGGGTATGGTGCGATGACAAATCACTTTGGAGACATTGTCGGGCATTCTAAAGCTATTTTGATGATTGGCCTTAATACGGCGGTGAGTAACCCCATTGGCTTTAAGCACTTTTTACAGGCAAAGGATCGCAATAACGCTAAACTTATCGTAATTGATCCGGTTTTTACAAAAAGTGCGGCTAAGGCAGATATTTATGTGCGTATCCGCTCAGGCACTGATATTGCCTTTGTTTATGGCATGTTGCATTTGATCTTTAAGCATGGCTGGGAGGATAAAGAAGTCATCAAAAACCAAACTTATGGGATTGATGCGATTAAACAAGAGGCCTTGAAATACACACCAGAAGTGGTGGAGGATATTACGGGTGTACCTAGAGATTTGCTTATCCAGACTACCCGCGTATTTGCGCAGGCTAAGCCAGCTACTCTAGCTTGGGCTCTAGGTATCACCCAGCACACTGTTGGCAGTTCTAATACCCGTATTTTGTCTATCTTGCAGCTTGTTTTGGGTAATATGGGCAAAAAAGGCGGTGGCTGTAATATTGTGCGCGGGCATGACAATGTACAGGGCTCTACGGATATGTGTTGTGTAGCAGATAATCTACCCGGCTATTATGGTTTGAGTGAGGAAAGCTGGAAATATTATGCCAAATGCTGGGGTGTGGATTTTTCGTATTTACAAAAACGCTTCCATGCGCCTGAGTGGATGCATAAAAAGGGTTATAGTTTGTCTTTGTGGTATGAGGGCGTGCTACAAGAGAGTAAAACCCACTCTAACGCCCCAATTAAGGGCTTGTGGGTGCAAGGCAACGGGGTTTCCTCTCTAGCGCACAATACAAAAATGGCTAAGGCTATTGAAAAGCTTGATTTAATGGTCATTGCTGAACCTTTCTTAAACGAAGCGGCCATTTTAACCGAGCGCCCTGATGGGGTTTATGTTTTGCCAGTGGCTACCCAGTTTGAATGTGAGGGCATCGTGGTAGCCACCAACAGAGGCGCGCAGTGGCGTAGCCAAGTGGTTAAGCCTATCTATGAAACCAAGCAAGATCACGAATTAATGTTTGAAATGGCTAAAAAATTTGGTTTCTATGATGAGTACACCAAAGCCCTTTTATGCGATTTTGATAAAGACGGCAAGCTTGTACAAGTGCGTAAAAGCTTTAGCTGGCCTGAAGATGCCACAAGAGAGCTTGCGCGCACGGTTAAGGTGATTGGATTAGGGGGCTGGACACCAGAGCGCTTAAAAGCCCAACAAGAAAACTGGCACATGTTTGATTATGAAACTTTAGAGGGCTATGGCCCTATGAAAGGGCAATATTATGGCTTGCCATGGCCAGCATGGACGCCACAACACCCCGGTACGCCTATTTTGTATGACACCAGTGTACCCACCAAAGAGGGGGGCATGGGCTTTAGGGCGCGCTTTGGCGAGGAGCGCAATGGGCAAAGTTTGCTTGCGGATAAAAGTGTAACGGTTAAGGGATCGGCTATACAGGGAGGCTATCCAGAGATCACCAAAGCCAATATTGAAAAGGTACTTGGCATTAAGCTCACCCCGCATGAAAGAGAAATTATGGGGGATAACTGGAAAGTGGATACTAGCGGACTTATCCAGAAAAAATGCGATGAAAAGGGCGTGTGTGTCTATGGCAATGCTAGAGCGCGGGCAATTGTGTGGAGTTTTATTGATCAAATTCCTTTGCACAGAGAGCCTTTGCACTCCCCACGCCCTGATCTGGTGAAAAAATACCCCGCTATCAAGGATCAAATCAATAACTTTAGGGTAGATGTGCGCTATGCAAGCGAGCAAAGCCGGCAGGATTGGGCTAAGGAATTTCCAATTGTAATAGCCTCTATGCGTCTTGTGAATTTAAGCGGAGCAGGAATGTTAGAGAGAACAAGCAAGTATCTTTCTCATATCACTCCGGAAATGTTTTGCCATATCCACCCCGATCTAGCGCTTAGCCACGGGATTAAAGATGGGGAGATGATGTGGGTGCATTCACCGGAGGGCACAAAAATTAAGGTTAAGGCTATTTTTAGCCACGCGGTTACTCCCGATCGCATTTGCATGCCCTATAGTTTTGCAGGAATCTTACAAGGAGTGGATTTGAGTCATCGCTACCCAGAGAACACTAAACCCTACACCACAGGTGAGAGTTCTAACACGATCACTAACTATGGCTTTGATCCAGTAACCCAAATTCCTGAATTTAATGCCGGCCTCTGCCGCATTGAGAAGGCTTAA
- the fdh3B gene encoding formate dehydrogenase FDH3 subunit beta, producing the protein MTNLAPAKQIPNANRMKFYCDDNRCISCFACSVACSHSNELAVGLNRRKVVTLYEGVEGKEKSISIACQHCTDAPCAQVCPVDCFYIREDGIVLHNKETCIGCGYCLYACPFGAPQFPRDGAFGVRGVMDKCTMCAGGPAPTHSKKEMELYGVNRIAGGQVPMCAATCATNALLVGDALSIANIYRKRIMAKYANAQDFKTKAQHQLEGAEQP; encoded by the coding sequence ATGACTAATTTAGCACCTGCCAAGCAAATCCCCAATGCTAACCGTATGAAATTTTATTGCGATGATAACCGCTGTATTAGTTGCTTTGCTTGTTCGGTGGCCTGTTCGCACTCCAACGAATTAGCAGTAGGGCTTAATAGGCGCAAGGTTGTTACGCTTTATGAGGGGGTAGAGGGCAAGGAAAAATCCATCTCCATTGCCTGCCAACACTGCACAGACGCGCCCTGTGCGCAGGTGTGCCCGGTGGATTGTTTTTATATCCGTGAGGATGGCATTGTACTACACAATAAAGAAACCTGTATTGGCTGTGGGTATTGTTTATATGCTTGCCCTTTTGGCGCGCCTCAATTTCCCAGAGACGGGGCTTTTGGTGTGCGTGGGGTGATGGATAAATGCACAATGTGTGCCGGAGGTCCAGCGCCTACGCATTCTAAAAAAGAAATGGAACTTTATGGAGTCAATCGCATTGCTGGCGGCCAAGTACCCATGTGTGCGGCAACTTGTGCGACCAATGCGTTATTAGTAGGGGATGCGCTTAGCATTGCAAACATCTACAGAAAACGCATCATGGCAAAATATGCCAATGCACAGGATTTTAAAACCAAAGCACAGCACCAATTAGAGGGCGCAGAACAGCCCTAA
- a CDS encoding formate dehydrogenase subunit gamma, with protein sequence MRKFILLFITSLQAQDLPLDQERVLGILPYGQMQTSKLGQLWTLWQAHYFLGLFLAVVVGVAFGFLLHYLIIGPKIFAHGGKKIPFFTRFNRIIHWIAGVSFTLLVPTGLIMIFGVYFGGGAFVRFCRIVHSVGCMIFMVAVLPMLFMWFKDMLFRLADIKWMLIVGGYLSKEKKPVPAYKFNAGQKIWFWIATLGGFVMIVSGAVLYFNTDDLGKVADFFGLYQISLLRLSALVHNFLGLAMVGFFIVHLYMSLFAIKGSLNSMLDGNKEEEEVRILHSLYHKGV encoded by the coding sequence ATGAGAAAGTTTATACTCCTTTTTATCACCTCTTTGCAAGCACAAGATCTGCCCCTAGATCAGGAGCGTGTTTTAGGGATTTTACCTTATGGGCAGATGCAGACAAGTAAGCTAGGGCAACTCTGGACTCTCTGGCAGGCGCATTATTTTTTAGGGCTATTTTTAGCGGTAGTGGTGGGGGTTGCTTTCGGGTTTTTGTTGCATTATTTAATCATCGGGCCTAAGATTTTTGCGCACGGGGGTAAAAAAATTCCCTTCTTCACGCGCTTTAACCGCATTATCCACTGGATTGCTGGAGTTTCTTTTACTTTACTCGTACCTACAGGTTTGATCATGATCTTTGGGGTGTATTTTGGGGGCGGAGCATTTGTACGGTTCTGTCGCATCGTGCACAGTGTGGGCTGTATGATCTTTATGGTGGCTGTGTTGCCCATGCTTTTTATGTGGTTTAAGGACATGCTCTTTAGGCTGGCAGATATTAAATGGATGCTCATTGTAGGGGGTTATTTGTCTAAAGAGAAAAAGCCCGTGCCTGCTTATAAATTCAACGCGGGGCAAAAAATATGGTTTTGGATCGCGACTTTAGGCGGGTTTGTGATGATAGTTAGCGGGGCGGTTTTGTACTTTAATACAGATGATTTAGGAAAAGTTGCTGACTTTTTTGGGCTTTATCAAATTTCGCTTTTACGGCTCAGTGCGCTTGTTCATAATTTTCTTGGCTTGGCTATGGTGGGCTTTTTCATCGTGCATTTATACATGTCCTTGTTTGCTATTAAAGGTTCGCTAAACTCCATGCTTGATGGCAACAAAGAAGAAGAAGAGGTCAGAATTTTGCACAGCTTGTATCATAAGGGGGTGTAG
- a CDS encoding glycosyltransferase family 9 protein: MFFLGAFEPQRKWSFKSWVELALKISPDFQIVLCGSKEEIDEAQEIMLGFPKAINLVGKTAFIELLHVLSKASFIVSVETAIPHYAVALGLGPIFIIPNANALVQFVPYPEYIQANYHVIYHPKMEALLAT, translated from the coding sequence GTGTTTTTTCTAGGGGCTTTTGAGCCTCAAAGAAAATGGTCTTTTAAATCTTGGGTAGAACTTGCCTTAAAAATCTCACCAGATTTTCAAATTGTACTTTGTGGTTCAAAGGAAGAGATAGATGAGGCACAAGAGATCATGTTAGGTTTCCCTAAGGCTATTAATCTTGTAGGAAAAACCGCCTTTATAGAACTTTTACATGTCCTCTCTAAAGCCTCTTTTATTGTTTCTGTAGAAACAGCAATACCTCACTATGCTGTAGCTTTAGGCTTAGGTCCAATTTTTATAATCCCTAACGCCAATGCTCTCGTCCAGTTTGTCCCCTATCCAGAATATATACAAGCTAATTACCATGTGATCTACCATCCTAAAATGGAAGCCTTATTAGCAACATAG
- a CDS encoding glycosyltransferase family 4 protein, whose product MIDAEKFDLYIEPSYLGVTLNAQKTLGCIHDLPLCDEQAWYVDKKFKDTWERLVLPKMAAYTEVICFSQYVKKEILKTFGFSQEAVHPIYHGLREYRDTHSEAIPSNLGEFILVVGANAKRRNVRGLIDAFKLLPQELQNRFKIVLTGAPNNLDTEDEQYFKQDFIVNLGYVSDALLQTLYAHAHLLWWGSLAEGFGLPMVEAMHASCVVLASDVFCMPEILGDAGFYCNPYNTTDIAKSLESALTDEALRQECIQKGLERVKLFDFKESMRRHIEIVEQMLEVEL is encoded by the coding sequence ATGATCGATGCAGAAAAATTTGATTTATATATCGAACCCTCCTATTTGGGGGTTACGCTCAATGCTCAAAAAACCTTGGGTTGCATCCACGATTTGCCCTTATGCGATGAACAAGCGTGGTATGTCGACAAAAAATTTAAGGATACTTGGGAACGCCTAGTCTTGCCTAAGATGGCGGCTTATACAGAGGTGATTTGCTTTAGCCAATATGTTAAAAAAGAGATTTTAAAGACATTTGGCTTTTCTCAAGAGGCGGTGCATCCTATATATCACGGACTAAGAGAATATAGAGACACCCACTCAGAAGCCATACCCTCCAATTTGGGGGAATTTATTTTAGTGGTGGGAGCCAATGCGAAACGGCGCAATGTGCGCGGACTCATCGATGCCTTCAAACTCTTGCCTCAAGAGTTACAAAACCGCTTTAAAATTGTGCTCACGGGCGCGCCCAATAATTTGGATACAGAGGATGAGCAGTATTTTAAACAAGACTTCATTGTCAATCTAGGCTATGTGTCCGATGCCTTGCTGCAAACCCTTTATGCCCATGCCCACCTGCTCTGGTGGGGGAGTTTAGCAGAGGGGTTTGGCTTACCCATGGTGGAAGCCATGCACGCCTCTTGTGTGGTGCTGGCAAGCGATGTGTTTTGCATGCCCGAGATTTTAGGCGATGCGGGTTTTTATTGCAACCCCTATAACACTACAGACATTGCTAAATCCCTAGAGAGTGCCCTAACTGATGAAGCTTTGCGTCAAGAATGCATCCAAAAAGGCTTAGAAAGGGTTAAACTCTTCGATTTTAAAGAGAGCATGCGTCGGCATATAGAGATTGTGGAGCAGATGTTAGAGGTAGAACTTTAG
- the carA gene encoding glutamine-hydrolyzing carbamoyl-phosphate synthase small subunit — MATLLFENGLFLEAQSFGACGLVVGEVVFNTAMSGYEEIISDPSYCGQFVVFSAPEVGVVGINEMDMESSHSFCAGILVRNYPSCYSNFRARQSLGAFLQKQGILGLCGLNTRALVGMLRDEGAMRAIISTDNLNKSELQKLLQASNPTQHLIPPFFSTKPHTQGYFDFTTLEYQEKDNPRCVAVLDFGVKRNILNCLVQVGLKPLCFAPESKASMLIEAYKRGEIVGILISNGPGDPLFLKNAIHEISDLIETKIPILGICLGHQLLSIAHGYNTYKLKFGHHGSNHPVLNLSTKHIEISAQNHNYCVPDQLLKIATLTHQNLFDGTIEGVRYNDAPILSIQHHPEASPGPHDGLYIFHHFTRMLHESRK; from the coding sequence ATAGCCACTCTTTTATTTGAAAACGGGTTATTTTTAGAAGCACAAAGTTTTGGGGCTTGTGGGCTTGTGGTGGGCGAGGTGGTGTTTAACACGGCCATGAGCGGGTATGAGGAAATCATTAGCGATCCAAGTTATTGTGGGCAGTTTGTGGTGTTTAGTGCCCCTGAGGTGGGGGTTGTGGGGATTAATGAAATGGACATGGAATCTTCTCATAGTTTTTGTGCGGGCATTCTGGTACGAAATTATCCTAGTTGTTATTCTAATTTTAGAGCTAGGCAAAGTTTGGGGGCGTTTTTACAAAAACAGGGGATTTTGGGGCTGTGTGGACTTAATACCCGCGCATTGGTAGGAATGCTTAGAGATGAGGGAGCGATGCGGGCTATTATCTCTACAGATAATCTAAATAAATCAGAACTACAAAAACTTTTACAGGCTTCAAATCCTACTCAACATCTTATCCCCCCCTTTTTTTCCACAAAACCCCACACGCAAGGGTATTTTGATTTTACAACCCTAGAGTATCAAGAGAAAGATAATCCGCGCTGTGTGGCTGTGCTAGATTTTGGGGTGAAACGCAATATTTTAAATTGTCTTGTACAGGTAGGTTTAAAACCTTTATGTTTTGCCCCAGAGAGCAAGGCAAGCATGCTAATAGAGGCTTATAAAAGAGGGGAAATTGTCGGGATTTTAATTTCTAATGGTCCGGGCGATCCGCTTTTTTTAAAAAATGCTATCCATGAAATTAGCGATCTAATTGAGACTAAAATCCCTATTTTAGGTATTTGTCTAGGACACCAGCTACTTAGTATCGCCCATGGCTATAACACCTATAAACTCAAATTTGGCCACCATGGGAGCAATCACCCCGTGCTTAATCTGAGTACAAAGCACATTGAAATTAGCGCCCAAAACCATAATTATTGTGTGCCCGATCAGCTCTTAAAAATAGCCACCCTCACCCACCAAAATTTATTTGACGGTACGATAGAGGGGGTGCGTTATAATGACGCCCCTATTCTTTCTATCCAGCACCACCCTGAGGCTAGCCCTGGTCCTCATGATGGGCTTTATATTTTCCACCACTTCACAAGGATGCTCCATGAAAGCAGAAAATAA
- a CDS encoding DUF507 family protein, protein MRLKPNHIRYIVNKIAQDLVQSTLLELKGTLESLTQITLSVVQENVDQEVAIDHRARDLLEENLDEIEFMRMDERQLFWMIKKQLALKEDFVLGWEDRCNLLSHKILEKILEEDLLMFSVSENLIRNVIFKSIDTYAKLYESVELEVSEKIKNYKRKLPVGSDEYELVFDRMYEEELRKKGFL, encoded by the coding sequence ATGAGATTAAAACCAAACCACATCCGCTACATCGTCAATAAAATCGCCCAGGATCTAGTCCAATCCACCCTTTTAGAACTCAAAGGCACTTTAGAATCCCTCACCCAAATTACACTTTCCGTTGTACAAGAAAATGTGGATCAAGAAGTTGCCATTGATCATAGAGCGCGGGATTTATTAGAGGAAAACCTAGATGAAATAGAATTCATGCGCATGGACGAGCGGCAACTTTTCTGGATGATTAAAAAACAATTAGCGCTTAAAGAGGATTTTGTATTGGGCTGGGAAGATCGTTGCAATCTGCTTTCACATAAAATTTTAGAAAAAATTTTAGAAGAAGATTTGCTCATGTTTTCTGTTTCAGAAAACTTAATCCGTAATGTGATTTTTAAATCCATAGACACCTACGCTAAACTCTATGAGAGCGTAGAATTAGAGGTGAGTGAGAAAATTAAAAATTACAAACGAAAACTTCCTGTGGGTAGCGATGAATACGAACTAGTCTTTGATCGCATGTATGAGGAAGAATTACGCAAAAAGGGTTTTCTATAG